Proteins encoded within one genomic window of Anopheles gambiae chromosome 3, idAnoGambNW_F1_1, whole genome shotgun sequence:
- the LOC1280305 gene encoding ceramide glucosyltransferase isoform X2 yields the protein MSPTMITIIHCLAIGILIFWCGKWIIHLTAITYGKIKLHKKASQQPRETPYPSVSILKPLMGVDPNLQNNLETFFLMDYPVYELLFCIESPDDPAVEVVKRLCDKYPSIEAKLLVGGSNVGVNPKINNLYPGYMQAQYELIMISDAGIRMKSDTLTDMVNHMTEKVGLVHQMPFVCDREGFAAAFEKIYFGTVQSRIYLCADLLGINCHTGMSCLMRKDVLDQLGGVQAFGCYLAEDFFLAKAFHDHNWKLTISSQPAWQNSGICDISSFQARLTRWAKLRVAMVPTTILLEPMSECIIVGMFACGAAKVLFRWNPLVFFLIHTLVWFLSDWVLLSIIQNGALPFNKFTFFVGWAFREISGPYLFFNALWNPAIRWRTRVYKLAWGGVAYELTSQIKS from the coding sequence ATGTCGCCAACGATGATAACCATCATACACTGCTTGGCTATCGGTATACTGATATTTTGGTGCGGAAAATGGATCATTCATCTGACTGCCATCACGTATGGGAAGATAAAACTACATAAAAAAGCATCCCAACAGCCGCGAGAAACTCCGTATCCCTCGGTGTCGATTCTGAAGCCGCTAATGGGAGTCGATCCAAATTTACAGAACAATTTGGAAACCTTTTTCCTCATGGACTATCCGGTCTACGAGCTGCTTTTTTGCATCGAATCCCCGGATGACCCAGCGGTTGAAGTTGTCAAACGATTATGTGATAAATATCCCAGCATCGAAGCTAAGCTTCTTGTCGGCGGCTCGAACGTGGGAGTAAACCCAAAGATAAATAATCTCTATCCGGGCTATATGCAGGCTCAATATGAGCTAATAATGATTTCCGATGCAGGTATCCGGATGAAGAGTGACACATTGACCGACATGGTGAACCATATGACGGAAAAGGTTGGATTAGTGCATCAGATGCCGTTCGTATGCGACCGAGAGGGGTTTGCAGCAGCGTTTGAGAAAATATACTTCGGCACAGTGCAGTCCCGGATCTACTTGTGTGCAGATCTCCTCGGTATTAACTGTCATACGGGAATGTCCTGTTTGATGCGCAAAGACGTGCTAGATCAACTGGGAGGTGTCCAGGCGTTTGGTTGCTATCTGGCCGAAGATTTCTTTCTGGCCAAGGCATTCCACGATCATAATTGGAAGTTGACGATCAGCAGCCAGCCTGCATGGCAGAACTCTGGCATTTGTGATATTAGCAGCTTTCAGGCGCGCCTTACACGATGGGCAAAGCTGAGAGTGGCCATGGTGCCAACGACCATCCTCCTCGAGCCTATGTCAGAGTGCATCATCGTCGGTATGTTTGCTTGCGGCGCCGCGAAAGTACTCTTCCGATGGAATCCATTGGTGTTTTTCCTCATTCATACACTAGTGTGGTTTCTGTCTGACTGGGTATTGCTGTCGATCATCCAGAATGGGGCGTTACCATTTAATAAGTTTACCTTTTTCGTCGGATGGGCTTTTCGCGAGATCAGCGGACCCTACCTATTCTTTAATGCTTTATGGAATCCAGCTATCAGATGGCGAACTCGTGTGTATAAGCTTGCTTGGGGGGGCGTTGCGTACGAACTTACATCTCAAATTAAGTCATAA
- the LOC1280305 gene encoding protein pangolin, isoforms A/H/I/S isoform X1: MPNTNESSHSGTTTTVAAAAAAANAGDDLGSTDEVKVFKDEGDREDEKASSENLLEEKFNLIDLTESAENLVKNSSARQDLSPSSYAPVSRSEPTPTGSGTGGGSAGTSSAGKLNSPDHSPGFSGMGYLPPYQYSSGTASALQAAGSMGKGALGLTQFFCNDDPLSNPPPAHCGILPYQLDSKAIGLSARQSLYSFSTSQYPYPSILSSNMLPVPPSWHSPSMYSTAPSFRNSYPSSLQIYTTLASDLYSRYQSSQSLLNSVHSHNVLNQSLQQVKQETGLVGAGGNGIGQDLGIGHNYSVRQHVHSPGSKSAVVDLPQELTNRFGRAQSVGSTGSGGGGGGSVGSAIGNGASSGGSSGSGTSSGGSKKKCASERGHQQQVQPQNQQQPNRPHIKKPLNAFMLYMKEMRAKVVAECTLKESAAINQILGRKWHSLSRDEQSVYYDKARQERQLHMEMYPGWTARDNYGYGSKKKRKAKKKDQLGSEPPSRRKKICIRNEESDNYDGSRMSDEYMGSYGTVV; encoded by the exons ATGCCCAACACAAACGAAAGCTCGCATTCCGGCACGACTacgacggtggcggcggcagctgcagcagcaaatgctGGGGATGACCTCGGTAGCACAGACGAGGTGAAAGTATTCAAGGACGAAGGTGATCGAGAGGATGAAAAGGCTTCGTCGGAAAATTTACTCGAGGAAAAATTTAATCTGATCGATCTTACCGAAAGTGCTGAGAACTTGGTGAAGAATTCGTCGGCTCGGCAGGACCTCAGCCCTTCTTCATATGCACCTGTTAGCCGTTCCGAGCCCACCCCAACTGGTAGCGGTACGGGTGGTGGGAGTGCCGGTACTAGCAGCGCCGGAAAACTAAATTCACCGGACCATTCGCCGGGCTTCAGCGGAATGGGTTACCTTCCCCCGTATCAGTATTCGAGCGGAACAGCCAGCGCACTGCAGGCGGCCGGTTCAATGGGCAAGGGTGCATTGGGTTTAACGCAATTTTTTTGTAACGATGATCCACTTTCTAACCCACCCCCCGCTCATTGCGGTATCCTGCCGTATCAACTAGATTCAAAAGCTATCGGTCTTTCTGCAAGGCAGTCATTGTACTCGTTCTCCACCAGCCAGTATCCGTATCCATCGATTCTATCCTCCAACATGTTGCCAGTACCGCCATCATGGCATTCGCCTTCCATGTACTCTACTGCACCTAGTTTCCGCAACTCATATCCATCTTCGCTACAGATCTACACAACGTTGGCTAGCGATCTATACTCGCGCTATCAATCCTCGCAGTCGCTGCTTAACTCGGTGCACTCGCATAACGTGCTTAATCAGAGTCTGCAACAGGTGAAACAGGAAACGGGTCTGGTTGGAGCGGGTGGAAACGGTATAGGGCAAGATTTAGGGATTGGACACAACTACAGTGTTCGGCAGCACGTGCATAGTCCGGGAAGCAAGTCCGCAGTTGTTGATCTGCCGCAGGAGTTAACGAATCGCTTCGGTCGTGCCCAGAGTGTTGGGAGTACCGgcagtggtggcggtggtggaggtAGTGTCGGTAGCGCAATCGGCAACGGAGCTAGCAGTGGTGGAAGTAGCGGGAGCGGAACATCCAGTGGAGGTTCCAAGAAAAAGTGTGCATCCGAGCGAGGTCATCAGCAACAAGTGCAGCCGCAGAACCAGCAACAACCAAACCGGCCACATATCAAGAAACCTCTGAATGCATTCATGTTGTACATGAAAGAAATGCGTGCGAAAGTTGTGGCTGAATGTACGTTAAAGGAATCTGCTGCCATAAACCAGATCCTTGGTCGAAAATGGCATTCCTTGTCACGAGATGAACAGAGCGTGTACTACGACAAGGCGCGACAGGAACGTCAACTACACATGGAAATGTATCCAGGATGGACGGCTCGGGACAACTATGGATACGGCTCgaaaaagaaacggaaagCGAAAAAGAAGGACCAACTGGGCAGCGAACCACCCAGCAG GCGTAAGAAAATCTGTATACGTAACGAGGAATCTGACAACTACGATGGATCGCGTATGTCGGACGAGTACATGGGAAGCTATGGCACAGTGGTGTAA